The window TGTGGAGGCGGCGGTCGATGCACTCAGAAACCCAGCAAATCATGGCTACCCTCCTTTTGAAGGAACTGCGAACTTTCGCAAATCCATTACAGATTGGTATCATCGCCGCTATGACGTGAAGCTTGATCCAGACGGAGAGGCGCTGCCCCTGCTTGGCTCCAAAGAAGGCTTAGGGCATTTAGCGATCGCCTATATTAATCCAGGTGATCTGGTGCTGGTTCCCAGTCCTTCTTATCCAGTACATTTCCGGGGACCCATTATTGCGGGTGGCAAGATTCATCCCATTGTTCTAAAGCCCGAGAATGACTGGCTAATCGATCTGGCAAGCATTCCAGATGCTGTAGCGCAGCAGGCAAAAATGCTCTACTTCAACTATCCCAACAATCCAACGGCTGCAACTGCCCCGCGCGAGTTTTTTGAAGAAATTGTTGCCTTTGCCCGCAAGCATGAGATTTTGCTGGTGCATGACCAGGCGTATGCAGAACTAGCATTTGATGGTTTCAAGCCAACGAGCCTACTCGAGATTCCTGGTGCAAAAGAGATTGGTGTCGAGTTTCATACCATGTCCAAAACCTACAACATGGCAGGTTGGCGTGTAGGATTTGTGGTGGGCAATCGGCACATTATTCAAGGATTACGGACGCTAAAAACAAACCTTGATTACGGAATTTTTTCGGCGCTGCAAGCCGCAGCTGAGACAGCCTTAAGCCTTCCGGATGTCTATTTGCATGAGGTGCAGGCTCGCTACCGCACCCGCCGCGATTTCCTGATTCAAGGGTTAGCCGATTTAGGCTGGGAAATTCCAAAAACCAAGGCAACGATGTATCTCTGGATTCCCTGCCCTGTTGGGATGAGTTCAACAGATTTTGCCCTGTCGGTTCTCCAGCAAACTGGTGTTGTTGTCACGCCGGGAAATGCTTTTGGCGCGGGAGGAGAAGGGTTTGTGCGAATTAGCTTAATTGCTGACTGCGATCGACTCCAAGAAGCGCTCGATCGGTTGAAGCAAGCAGGCATCCGTTATCGGTCTCAGCCTGTCGGGTCCGAATGTTCCCCTTAAAACCAAATAGGTCTGGCACAACGACCAGACCTCGACTAGTTGAGTTTTGAACGAACGTGATGTGAATTTGTTTGATCTTCTAACTAGTGTGGACAAATAACTCGTAACATTTCCCTGACTGACTCATCAATGCCATCTCTATAGGAGACGATAGAGCTTTGGCGACGCAATTACCGCAGGTCTGCTAAAACTGATTGACCAGGAATAATGCAATCTCGCCTTTCATAAAGGTGAATTTGTCAGTCGGTCTGCTACGTTGGACTCTAAGCAGGAGGTACAGGGCTTGAATCCAGGTTCCGGGTTAAATATTTATATCTGTACCTATTTTCTAAAGTAGCACTCTCAAAGAACCTGCGCTTAAGGAAGTCATCAAAATTGGTAATTGTTTACTGAAGTTCACCAGGAGAACATTGAGCTTTATAAATTAGCTGAAGCAGTGATTACCGCAGGAGAGCCAACCAGGTTGCTGGACCAACAACCCCATCAGGTTCAAGCCCAAAATTGCGCTGAGCTGCTTGAACGGCTGCC of the Trichocoleus sp. genome contains:
- a CDS encoding aspartate aminotransferase, producing the protein MTLDWITPADRLRALPPYVFARLDELKARAREQGLDLIDLGMGNPDGATPEPIVEAAVDALRNPANHGYPPFEGTANFRKSITDWYHRRYDVKLDPDGEALPLLGSKEGLGHLAIAYINPGDLVLVPSPSYPVHFRGPIIAGGKIHPIVLKPENDWLIDLASIPDAVAQQAKMLYFNYPNNPTAATAPREFFEEIVAFARKHEILLVHDQAYAELAFDGFKPTSLLEIPGAKEIGVEFHTMSKTYNMAGWRVGFVVGNRHIIQGLRTLKTNLDYGIFSALQAAAETALSLPDVYLHEVQARYRTRRDFLIQGLADLGWEIPKTKATMYLWIPCPVGMSSTDFALSVLQQTGVVVTPGNAFGAGGEGFVRISLIADCDRLQEALDRLKQAGIRYRSQPVGSECSP